The following proteins are co-located in the Candidatus Nitrotoga sp. AM1P genome:
- a CDS encoding branched-chain amino acid transaminase, with protein sequence MSMADRDGFIWYDGKLVPWRDATTHVLTHTLHYGMGVFEGVRAYKTTEGTAIFRLKDHTDRLFNSAYIFKMKMPFDKETLMEAQREVVRANNLESCYIRPIVFYGSEAMGIAATAISTHVAVAAWPWGAYLGVEGMEKGIRVKTSSFTRHHVNINMCRSKSVGTYTNSILAHQEVAHDGYDEALLLDVDGYVAEGAGENIFIVKKGKLYTPDLTSCLEGITRDSIITLAADLGIELIEKRITRDEVYCADEAFFTGTAAEVTPICELDNRTIGNGARGPITTRLQALFFDCVSGKNSQYADWLAHV encoded by the coding sequence ATGTCTATGGCTGACCGCGATGGTTTTATCTGGTATGACGGCAAACTCGTGCCTTGGCGAGATGCCACAACACACGTGCTGACGCATACACTGCACTATGGTATGGGAGTGTTTGAAGGGGTACGTGCATACAAAACTACTGAGGGCACGGCAATTTTTCGTCTGAAGGATCATACCGACCGCCTGTTTAATTCAGCCTATATCTTCAAGATGAAGATGCCTTTCGACAAAGAAACCTTAATGGAGGCGCAACGTGAAGTAGTACGCGCCAATAATCTGGAGTCCTGCTATATTCGGCCTATTGTGTTTTATGGCTCGGAAGCTATGGGTATCGCCGCCACTGCTATTAGCACCCATGTCGCCGTTGCAGCTTGGCCATGGGGCGCGTATCTGGGTGTAGAGGGAATGGAAAAAGGTATTCGTGTCAAAACTTCCAGTTTCACCCGCCATCATGTAAACATTAATATGTGCCGTTCCAAATCGGTCGGTACTTACACCAATTCCATTCTGGCCCATCAAGAAGTAGCGCACGATGGCTATGACGAAGCGTTGCTATTGGACGTGGATGGTTATGTCGCGGAAGGAGCGGGCGAGAACATCTTTATTGTGAAAAAAGGCAAGCTGTATACCCCAGACCTGACTTCCTGCCTGGAAGGCATCACGCGCGACTCTATCATCACACTGGCGGCTGATCTTGGTATAGAACTGATCGAAAAACGCATCACGCGCGATGAGGTATATTGTGCCGACGAGGCTTTCTTTACGGGTACTGCGGCCGAAGTTACACCGATCTGCGAACTGGATAACCGTACTATAGGCAATGGTGCGCGCGGCCCGATCACCACGCGCCTGCAAGCGCTGTTTTTTGATTGTGTCAGTGGAAAAAATTCGCAATATGCCGATTGGTTGGCACACGTTTAA
- the gloB gene encoding hydroxyacylglutathione hydrolase, with translation MLNIIPIPAFKDNYIWMLHDHQNVVVVDPGDAVPVLAYLTLHKLKLTAILCTHHHNDHVGGVCKLVELYNVPVYGPQLENIPCISHMLGEGDVIEFPELKIKLSVMDIPGHTHGHIAYLGAGGVFCGDTLFGCGCGRLFEGTATQLFYSLQGLAKLPDETKVYCGHEYTEANIRFALVCEPDNARLKQRQADVQALRAAGHPTLPSTIALEKDTNPFLRCAEPSVIATTLRMTQIKETDEISIFTALRTLKNNF, from the coding sequence ATGTTAAATATTATTCCCATCCCTGCATTTAAGGACAACTACATCTGGATGTTGCATGACCATCAAAATGTGGTAGTGGTCGATCCGGGTGATGCAGTACCGGTGCTGGCTTATCTCACTTTACATAAACTCAAACTCACCGCCATCCTGTGTACTCACCATCACAATGATCACGTCGGTGGCGTCTGTAAACTTGTTGAATTATACAACGTGCCTGTGTATGGGCCACAGCTTGAAAATATCCCCTGCATCAGTCATATGCTTGGCGAAGGTGATGTAATTGAATTCCCGGAATTAAAAATAAAACTGAGTGTTATGGATATCCCTGGCCATACCCACGGACATATCGCTTATCTGGGCGCCGGCGGCGTGTTTTGTGGCGATACCTTGTTCGGTTGTGGCTGTGGCAGATTATTTGAAGGAACCGCTACGCAATTATTCTATTCCCTGCAAGGGCTTGCAAAGTTACCTGATGAAACAAAAGTATATTGCGGACATGAATATACTGAGGCTAACATCCGCTTCGCATTAGTCTGTGAACCCGACAATGCTCGGCTCAAACAACGTCAAGCAGACGTGCAGGCATTACGCGCTGCCGGGCATCCAACGTTACCCTCGACTATTGCCTTGGAAAAAGACACCAACCCTTTTTTGCGCTGCGCTGAGCCAAGCGTTATCGCCACCACATTACGCATGACACAAATTAAAGAGACCGATGAAATCAGTATCTTTACTGCCCTGCGCACCTTAAAAAATAATTTCTAA
- a CDS encoding phosphomannomutase/phosphoglucomutase, which produces MQNLPKEIFKAYDIRGIVGKSLTQEIIEIIGHAIGSEAKARGQHTIAIGRDGRLSGVEFAAALARGIQKSGINVIDVGRVATPMVYFAAYHLDTHSAVMITGSHNPPDYNGLKMVLGGETLSGDTIQALRARIEQNNLSHGAGAYSQFDIGPVYIARIVSDIKLARPMKITVDCGNGVAGDFAATLYRQLGCTVTELFCEVDGNFPNHHPDPSQPENLQDLIHALSSNDSELGLAFDGDGDRLGVVTKNGNIIFPDRQLMLFAADVLGRNPGAEIIFDVKSTRKLFGWITQHGGKPTLWKTGHSFIKAKMKECGASLAGEMSGHIFFKERWYGFDDGLYAGARLLECLSKQSDANGLLNGLPNSINTPELQIKLKEGENYALITQLQKDAKFTDVQDIITIDGLRVEYADGFGLIRSSNTTPVVVLRFEADNEEALTRIKQDFRRVLLNTNPSLKLPF; this is translated from the coding sequence ATGCAAAACTTACCTAAAGAAATTTTCAAGGCCTACGATATTCGCGGCATTGTCGGCAAATCACTGACCCAGGAAATTATCGAGATTATTGGCCACGCTATTGGCTCAGAAGCCAAGGCACGTGGCCAGCACACGATTGCAATTGGTCGCGACGGACGTCTGTCAGGTGTGGAATTTGCCGCCGCTTTAGCACGTGGCATTCAGAAGAGCGGTATCAACGTCATTGATGTTGGCCGTGTTGCCACGCCTATGGTGTATTTTGCAGCTTATCATCTGGACACGCATTCTGCGGTTATGATCACCGGTAGCCACAATCCCCCCGATTATAATGGACTGAAAATGGTACTGGGCGGCGAGACGCTTTCTGGTGACACCATACAAGCTTTACGCGCACGTATCGAGCAAAATAATCTCAGTCATGGTGCGGGCGCTTATTCGCAATTTGATATAGGCCCCGTATATATTGCACGCATCGTTTCCGACATTAAATTGGCGCGGCCCATGAAGATCACGGTCGATTGCGGCAATGGCGTGGCCGGGGATTTTGCCGCCACTTTGTATCGCCAGTTGGGCTGCACTGTCACGGAACTGTTTTGCGAAGTAGATGGCAATTTCCCTAATCATCATCCTGATCCTTCACAACCGGAAAATTTGCAAGATCTGATTCATGCACTCTCCAGCAATGATAGCGAATTGGGCTTAGCCTTCGACGGCGACGGTGATCGCTTGGGCGTTGTCACTAAAAATGGCAATATTATTTTTCCGGACAGGCAATTAATGCTGTTCGCCGCCGATGTGCTGGGACGTAATCCTGGTGCAGAAATTATCTTTGACGTTAAATCCACGCGCAAGTTGTTTGGCTGGATCACACAGCATGGTGGTAAACCGACACTCTGGAAAACCGGCCATTCCTTCATCAAGGCAAAAATGAAGGAATGCGGCGCATCACTGGCAGGAGAAATGAGTGGCCATATATTCTTCAAGGAACGATGGTATGGCTTCGATGACGGTCTGTACGCGGGTGCCCGTTTGCTCGAATGTTTGAGCAAACAGTCAGATGCAAATGGCCTGCTGAATGGCCTGCCCAATTCAATTAATACACCGGAACTGCAAATTAAGCTAAAGGAAGGAGAGAACTACGCACTGATCACACAGCTGCAGAAGGATGCCAAATTTACCGATGTACAGGACATTATCACCATAGATGGCCTGCGCGTGGAATATGCCGACGGTTTTGGCTTAATACGATCCAGTAATACAACGCCAGTGGTTGTATTACGCTTTGAAGCAGATAATGAAGAAGCACTAACCAGAATTAAGCAAGACTTTCGCCGCGTGCTGCTGAATACCAATCCAAGTTTAAAACTACCATTCTGA
- the rnhA gene encoding ribonuclease HI — protein sequence MNELVTMSEDIVEIYTDGACKGNPGVGGWGALLQIMGKERELCGGEAHTTNNRMELLAAIRALEALKRPCRVVLHTDSKYVQQGISIWVHNWKQRGWKTADKKPVKNEDLWRTLDELANKHHVQWVWIKGHAGHDGNERADELANRGIEQFLNESMK from the coding sequence ATGAACGAACTTGTGACAATGAGTGAAGATATAGTAGAAATTTATACGGATGGGGCTTGCAAGGGGAACCCCGGCGTGGGCGGCTGGGGCGCACTATTACAAATTATGGGCAAGGAGCGCGAGCTGTGCGGTGGCGAGGCGCATACAACCAACAATCGCATGGAGCTGCTGGCCGCGATTCGCGCGCTGGAGGCATTGAAACGGCCATGCCGAGTGGTTCTGCATACCGATTCAAAGTATGTGCAGCAAGGCATTAGTATCTGGGTGCATAACTGGAAGCAGCGTGGCTGGAAGACTGCCGACAAGAAGCCGGTCAAAAATGAGGACTTGTGGCGCACACTGGATGAACTAGCGAACAAGCATCATGTTCAGTGGGTGTGGATAAAAGGACATGCTGGGCATGATGGAAACGAGCGTGCCGATGAATTAGCCAATCGCGGGATTGAGCAATTTTTGAATGAAAGCATGAAATGA
- a CDS encoding zinc-finger domain-containing protein, giving the protein MQTEHAKLRYIEVTATDLPLYCPMPNTSLWNAHPRVAIPVDKIGEARCPYCGTLYKFKGELPKGHH; this is encoded by the coding sequence ATGCAAACCGAACATGCCAAGCTACGCTATATCGAAGTGACCGCCACAGACTTGCCGCTTTATTGTCCCATGCCTAATACGAGCCTATGGAATGCACATCCCAGAGTGGCCATTCCAGTCGACAAAATTGGTGAAGCGCGCTGTCCCTATTGCGGCACCCTGTACAAGTTCAAGGGTGAATTACCTAAAGGACATCATTAA
- a CDS encoding DUF2490 domain-containing protein — translation MLNKINMSTALTISGLLLSGPVIAAKDINDFQTWGTATAVGSLENVNPALKNFKYWAEFQGRFGDDTSRFSQAIIRPGIGYAINNTTSVWAGYALVPTAEPFSKTTFNERRFWQQLLWNNKFSFGSVTSRSRLEERLAPRLGDDTAIRFRQMLKVSVPLTAAPAYSIVASDEYFLNLNNNDWGPQKGFDQNRAFIGVGYNFNKEIKSEIGYMNQYINRPLTSVNRNDHILSINFYFNY, via the coding sequence GTGCTAAATAAAATAAATATGTCTACCGCATTAACAATATCTGGCTTATTGCTTTCTGGCCCAGTTATTGCCGCAAAAGATATAAACGATTTCCAAACATGGGGCACAGCAACGGCGGTGGGCAGCCTAGAAAATGTCAATCCGGCATTAAAGAATTTCAAATACTGGGCGGAATTTCAAGGGCGTTTTGGCGATGACACGTCGCGCTTTTCTCAGGCTATCATTCGCCCAGGGATAGGATATGCAATTAACAATACGACTAGTGTTTGGGCGGGTTATGCATTGGTTCCCACTGCAGAACCATTTTCCAAAACGACATTCAACGAACGGAGATTCTGGCAACAATTATTATGGAACAATAAATTTTCATTCGGATCAGTCACCAGTCGAAGCCGCTTGGAAGAACGTTTAGCACCTCGTTTGGGTGATGATACCGCTATACGTTTTCGACAAATGCTGAAAGTATCTGTACCACTGACTGCTGCTCCAGCTTATAGCATAGTGGCTAGCGATGAATACTTTCTAAATCTCAACAATAACGATTGGGGACCTCAAAAAGGATTCGATCAAAACAGAGCGTTCATAGGGGTAGGCTATAATTTTAATAAAGAGATTAAATCTGAAATCGGCTATATGAATCAGTATATTAACCGGCCACTGACTTCAGTAAACCGGAACGATCATATTTTATCGATTAATTTTTATTTCAATTATTAA
- the rpsI gene encoding 30S ribosomal protein S9 yields MNVTYNYGTGRRKSAVARVFIKPGKGDIVVNDKPLDIFFSRETGRMIVRQPLELTDMLNKFDIMVNVCGGGESGQAGAVRHGITRALIDFDASLKPMLSKAGLVTRDAREVERKKVGLRKARRRKQFSKR; encoded by the coding sequence ATGAACGTGACTTACAACTATGGCACCGGTCGCCGCAAGAGCGCAGTAGCTCGTGTATTCATTAAACCAGGCAAGGGTGATATCGTGGTAAATGATAAGCCACTCGATATATTTTTTTCGAGAGAAACTGGTCGCATGATAGTTCGTCAGCCGCTGGAACTGACCGACATGCTTAACAAATTTGATATTATGGTAAACGTGTGTGGAGGTGGTGAATCTGGTCAAGCGGGAGCGGTGCGCCATGGCATCACTCGTGCTCTGATAGATTTTGACGCGAGCTTGAAGCCAATGTTGAGCAAAGCTGGACTCGTTACCCGTGATGCGCGTGAAGTTGAACGTAAAAAAGTTGGTTTGCGCAAGGCGCGCCGCCGCAAGCAATTCTCCAAGCGTTAA
- a CDS encoding NAD(P)/FAD-dependent oxidoreductase produces MSVNVDVLIIGAGAAGMMCAIEAARRGRSVQLLDHSKKLAEKIRISGGGRCNFTNLYAKSENYLSGNPHFCRSALARYTPQHFITWLNQQGIGYHEKKLGQLFCDEGSVAIIAMLKNECDAAGVRWLMSCEVHKVERLNPSFPQAGEGSDVKDNMRPSTERFSCNTNHGSFRAQSLVVASGGLSIPKIGATPFGYQVAQQFNIPVTKLRPGLVPLSFHPDDWAPYVDLAGISVDAVVSYGKQIFRENLLFTHRGLSGPAILQISSYWEPGQPLHINLLPDHDTLKLFTQQRDSRMLLSNFFAQYLPKRFIETWYAQLAGNNLSGNMPINQYSDKEIAALAAKLHNWQITPSGTLGYTKAEVTCGGVDTHALSSKTMEANKVNGLYFIGEVVDVTGQLGGYNFQWAWSSGYAAGQYC; encoded by the coding sequence ATGAGTGTCAATGTGGATGTATTGATCATCGGTGCCGGCGCAGCGGGCATGATGTGCGCTATCGAGGCTGCACGTCGAGGGCGTTCTGTGCAGTTACTTGATCACTCTAAAAAACTGGCAGAAAAGATTCGCATCTCCGGCGGTGGTCGCTGCAACTTCACCAATTTGTACGCCAAATCGGAAAATTACTTATCTGGCAATCCACATTTTTGTCGCTCCGCATTGGCGCGCTACACCCCCCAACATTTCATCACATGGCTTAACCAACAAGGCATTGGTTATCACGAAAAAAAACTCGGGCAACTATTTTGTGACGAAGGATCGGTAGCCATTATTGCGATGCTAAAAAACGAATGCGATGCAGCGGGTGTACGTTGGCTTATGTCTTGCGAAGTGCATAAGGTTGAGCGCCTCAATCCCTCTTTCCCGCAAGCAGGAGAAGGGTCAGATGTAAAAGACAATATGCGTCCATCAACCGAACGATTTAGTTGCAATACCAATCATGGCTCGTTTCGTGCGCAGTCCTTGGTGGTTGCCAGCGGTGGCCTGTCTATTCCCAAGATTGGCGCAACACCGTTTGGTTACCAAGTCGCGCAGCAGTTCAACATTCCCGTAACCAAACTCAGGCCGGGGTTGGTGCCATTGAGTTTTCATCCGGATGATTGGGCACCTTATGTTGATCTCGCCGGAATTTCCGTGGATGCGGTGGTAAGTTATGGGAAACAAATTTTTCGCGAAAATCTCCTTTTTACCCATCGCGGCCTCAGTGGCCCCGCCATCTTGCAAATCTCCTCTTATTGGGAACCGGGCCAGCCGCTGCACATTAATTTGCTTCCGGATCATGACACACTGAAATTGTTCACGCAGCAGCGAGACAGCCGCATGTTGCTGAGCAATTTTTTTGCACAATATTTGCCCAAACGATTTATTGAAACATGGTATGCCCAGTTGGCCGGGAATAATCTTTCCGGTAACATGCCGATTAACCAATATTCGGATAAAGAGATTGCTGCACTTGCTGCCAAATTGCATAATTGGCAAATTACGCCTAGCGGCACATTGGGTTATACCAAGGCAGAAGTTACCTGCGGGGGTGTTGACACCCATGCCTTATCGTCTAAAACCATGGAAGCCAATAAAGTGAACGGCCTGTATTTTATCGGAGAAGTAGTTGATGTAACAGGTCAGCTAGGCGGCTACAACTTTCAGTGGGCATGGTCATCCGGTTATGCTGCCGGGCAATATTGCTGA
- the rplM gene encoding 50S ribosomal protein L13, protein MKTFSAKPHEVQHDWYLVDAADKILGRLASQIAARLRGKHKAIYTPHVDTGDFIVVVNAEKLRVTGNKAQDKVYHRHTGYPGGIYTTNFMKLQERHPDRVLQKAVKGMLPKGPLGYAMLRKLKIYGGAEHPHSAQQPKPIDLLKA, encoded by the coding sequence ATGAAAACATTTTCAGCTAAGCCCCATGAAGTCCAGCATGACTGGTATTTGGTAGATGCTGCCGACAAGATTTTAGGTCGTTTAGCTAGCCAAATTGCAGCCCGTCTACGCGGCAAACATAAGGCGATATATACACCGCACGTGGATACGGGCGACTTTATTGTCGTGGTCAATGCTGAAAAGCTGCGCGTGACCGGCAACAAGGCGCAAGACAAGGTCTATCACCGTCACACTGGTTATCCTGGCGGAATTTATACAACTAATTTTATGAAGTTGCAGGAACGTCATCCAGACCGCGTGCTGCAAAAAGCGGTCAAAGGTATGCTGCCAAAAGGTCCGTTAGGCTATGCCATGTTGCGCAAGCTTAAGATTTATGGTGGTGCTGAACATCCGCATTCGGCGCAGCAACCTAAACCTATTGATCTATTGAAAGCTTAA
- a CDS encoding type I restriction endonuclease, which produces MEGKPIILFECKKCGGDLNINHASQLFRYFHVTEARFGVLTNGIVYRFFTDLEHPNKMDEKPFFEFNILDFKEQDVEELKNSQSLRLI; this is translated from the coding sequence ATGGAGGGCAAGCCGATCATTCTTTTTGAATGTAAAAAATGTGGCGGCGACCTAAACATAAACCATGCGTCCCAGTTGTTTCGTTATTTCCATGTCACAGAGGCAAGATTTGGAGTTCTTACAAACGGCATTGTGTATAGATTTTTTACTGATTTAGAACATCCGAACAAAATGGACGAAAAACCATTTTTTGAGTTCAATATTCTTGATTTCAAGGAACAAGATGTTGAGGAGTTAAAAAATTCACAAAGCTTGCGTTTGATTTAG
- the argC gene encoding N-acetyl-gamma-glutamyl-phosphate reductase: MIKVGIVGGTGYTGVELLRLLAQHPQVELCAITSRADQGMPVSQMFPSLRGYVDLCFTHQDESRLDQCDLVFFATPNGIAMHHARALLDAGVRIIDLAADFRIQDVAVWEKWYGMSHVCPDLVPEAIYGLPESNREQIKHARLVANPGCYPTAVQLGFLPLLEAGIVDCNSLIADAKSGVSGAGRKAEVSIMFSEAADNFKAYGVSGHRHLPEISQGLARAAQQKIGLTFVPHLTPMIRGIHATLYARLQCDADLQALYEQRYANETFVDVMPAGSHPETRTVRGANCCRIAVHRPQQGNTVVVLSIIDNLVKGAAGQAVQNMNIMFGLPETTALTSIPLLP; the protein is encoded by the coding sequence GTGATCAAAGTTGGCATCGTTGGAGGAACAGGTTATACGGGAGTCGAGCTGTTGCGGTTATTGGCACAACATCCACAAGTGGAGTTGTGCGCCATTACCTCGCGCGCCGACCAAGGGATGCCAGTCAGCCAGATGTTTCCCAGTTTGCGTGGCTATGTGGATTTATGTTTTACCCACCAAGATGAGTCACGTCTGGATCAATGTGATTTAGTATTCTTTGCCACACCCAATGGCATTGCCATGCATCATGCACGCGCATTGCTTGACGCAGGGGTACGGATAATAGATTTAGCGGCGGATTTTCGTATTCAAGACGTGGCGGTTTGGGAAAAATGGTATGGTATGAGCCACGTCTGTCCTGATCTGGTTCCTGAAGCAATATATGGTCTGCCAGAGAGCAACCGTGAGCAGATAAAACATGCACGGCTAGTGGCCAATCCGGGTTGCTATCCAACGGCTGTGCAGCTCGGTTTCCTTCCGTTATTGGAAGCGGGGATTGTGGATTGCAACAGTTTGATTGCCGATGCGAAATCAGGTGTGTCTGGCGCGGGGCGCAAGGCAGAGGTTAGTATCATGTTTTCCGAGGCAGCGGACAATTTCAAAGCTTATGGCGTATCTGGACATCGCCATTTACCAGAAATTAGTCAAGGGCTCGCGCGAGCGGCACAACAGAAAATTGGTTTGACCTTTGTGCCACATCTTACTCCGATGATACGCGGTATTCATGCCACATTGTATGCGCGCCTACAATGTGATGCCGACCTGCAAGCGCTATATGAGCAGCGTTACGCCAATGAGACATTTGTGGATGTAATGCCAGCCGGCAGCCATCCGGAAACGCGTACTGTACGCGGTGCGAATTGCTGCCGTATCGCGGTACACCGGCCGCAACAAGGTAATACTGTGGTTGTATTGTCAATAATTGACAATCTGGTTAAAGGTGCGGCCGGTCAAGCGGTACAGAATATGAATATTATGTTTGGTCTACCTGAAACGACAGCGCTGACCAGCATCCCTTTGCTGCCTTAG
- the dnaQ gene encoding DNA polymerase III subunit epsilon: protein MRQIVLDTETTGLDPGKGHRIIELAAIELCNRKVSDRRFHRYLNPEREIDAGAAEVHGLTLERLQDEPKFAEIAPALLEFISGAELIIHNAPFDIGFLNKELERSGLPVLNNYCVSVIDTLKLAKELHPGKKNNLNALCDRYQIDNSHRTLHGALLDTELLAEVYLSMTRGQKSLLDDGSNEQKEEPIMVFADLSRLKLRVLPASTDELAQHAQQLADIEKASKGACLWKQLELLEVQS from the coding sequence ATGAGACAAATCGTATTGGATACCGAAACCACTGGCCTCGATCCCGGGAAAGGCCACCGCATCATTGAACTGGCAGCTATCGAATTATGCAACCGTAAAGTTTCTGATCGACGTTTTCACCGCTATCTTAATCCGGAACGCGAGATTGATGCGGGAGCGGCCGAGGTGCATGGCCTGACGCTGGAGCGTCTGCAGGACGAACCCAAATTTGCTGAAATTGCACCAGCGCTACTCGAGTTTATCAGCGGTGCAGAACTCATCATTCACAATGCGCCGTTTGATATCGGGTTCCTCAATAAGGAGCTGGAACGTAGCGGGCTGCCTGTGTTAAATAACTATTGTGTGAGCGTCATTGACACACTGAAACTGGCCAAAGAGTTGCATCCCGGCAAGAAAAACAATCTGAACGCTTTGTGTGACCGTTACCAGATAGATAATTCTCATCGCACTTTGCATGGCGCACTATTGGATACCGAGCTGTTGGCAGAGGTTTATCTGTCCATGACGCGCGGGCAGAAAAGTTTGCTGGATGATGGGAGCAATGAACAGAAAGAAGAGCCGATCATGGTTTTTGCAGATTTATCGCGTTTGAAACTGCGTGTGCTGCCTGCTAGCACTGATGAACTGGCGCAACACGCGCAACAGTTGGCCGATATCGAAAAAGCCAGCAAAGGTGCATGTCTGTGGAAACAGTTGGAGCTTTTGGAGGTGCAGTCGTGA
- a CDS encoding class I SAM-dependent methyltransferase, with translation MSTTNTLNDWFATPPGKYLLECEQTLFDHSVSDIFGFNALQLGLAEHDFLRASRMPLRTIVGNEAGVQVRLNMHELSFECSSLDLVLLPHVLEFNSHPHQILREVECVLRPEGNVIISGFNPRSLWGARRILGSRTNFPWRGDFIALSRLKDWLALLGFVVVTGRFACYAPPLTNPNWLNHFNFMEPAGDRWWAVWGGVYFLQAIKHVPGMNLIKPKWNEGLVGKLLPATPKLNREISQCKKRSPNERTCDNE, from the coding sequence ATGTCAACCACAAATACGCTGAATGATTGGTTTGCCACGCCTCCAGGGAAATATTTGCTGGAGTGCGAGCAAACATTATTTGATCACAGTGTGTCTGATATTTTTGGCTTCAATGCGCTGCAACTCGGGCTTGCCGAGCATGATTTTCTGCGTGCCAGTCGTATGCCACTACGCACCATAGTGGGGAACGAGGCCGGAGTACAAGTCCGGCTGAATATGCACGAATTGTCATTCGAATGCAGTAGTTTGGATTTGGTGCTTCTGCCGCATGTATTGGAATTCAATTCCCATCCTCATCAAATTTTACGCGAGGTTGAATGTGTCTTAAGACCGGAGGGAAATGTCATCATCAGCGGCTTCAATCCGCGTAGCTTATGGGGGGCGCGGCGCATATTGGGTTCGCGGACAAATTTCCCCTGGCGCGGAGATTTTATTGCGTTGTCGCGATTGAAGGATTGGCTGGCATTACTGGGATTTGTAGTGGTAACAGGGCGTTTTGCCTGTTACGCCCCTCCGCTCACCAATCCAAATTGGCTTAACCACTTTAATTTTATGGAGCCAGCGGGCGACCGCTGGTGGGCGGTGTGGGGCGGAGTATATTTTTTGCAGGCGATTAAGCACGTGCCGGGAATGAACCTGATCAAGCCAAAATGGAATGAGGGACTGGTTGGTAAGCTGCTACCAGCAACACCTAAGCTGAATAGGGAGATATCGCAGTGTAAAAAACGGAGTCCGAATGAACGAACTTGTGACAATGAGTGA